Below is a window of Plasmodium brasilianum strain Bolivian I chromosome 14, whole genome shotgun sequence DNA.
ATCTTTTCCATTAGCTTCACAACTTGGTATTTTGTCGTCCGATTTGTTTTCATAAGTTTTATTCTCATCCGCTTTATTCTCATCCGCTTTATTCTCATCCGCTTTATTCTCATCCGCTTTATCCTCATCCGCTTTATCCTCATCCGCTTTATCCTCACCCGCGTCGCACTTTTGACTCTTTCcctttcttccttttttttcctcaagCAGGTTATTATCTGCACCATCTGAGTGTACAAAATGGCTTTGCTCCTTTTGAAAATGGACTGGAAGCTGCTTCTTTTGTAGTGCATTAATTTCTAAAAGGAGAAAGGggtttccttttttttttttgttttgttcaaAGTCTATTGtgttaaaattattctttgCTCCTTCTGTTAACACATTTTCAAAATgctcaattttttttcttgctcCCTCAATAATATCATATGAACAATTTTTCGGATTCGTTTCAATGATAATTTTGTTGGaacaatttttacaaaaaatagaaaaggaATAGAAACAAGTACTTAAGTAATACCCAGCTTTCCTTCTTTCACTGTTAAACCTTTCccctttataaatatatattttacattttgtaCATATGATAGTATATGgtatttcaaattttatttcgttataATCTTTTCtgttgttcttttttatttctttttcttttttcttctttgaTCGTTCATCTTCTACACTTCCATAATAAAAGTTATCAGCCCTTGATGCTTTTAATGACAACATGAGGCACAAAATTGGAATGGATGGGGAcaaggaggaaaaaaaaaaaaataaataaataaaaataaaaatactcaAAGAAAAGGCAAGGCTAGGCAAATGCGATAAACAACTTAGAAGTACGCAAAACTGCACAATATTGCGCTAAATGGCACGAATGGATATTAAGGaatacgaaaaaatataaaagcgAAGTTATTCAAGAACGATCTAACaattaaaaaggatatattttcttacaCTACATTGTATTTAGCAATTCCTTattgtaaattaaaatactttttttttttttttttttttttttttttggacgaataaaacaaatgcatttatttttatataaaaaaaaagaaaataaaagataaatgcCTGTTAACTGTATGTCATTCGCGAAAACACATAGGTGCATAGACGAATACACGAATATTTGAATACatgagtacatatataaatgtatacgtgaatacatgtatacgtgaatacatgtatacgtgaatacatgtatacgtgaatacatgcatacgtgaatacatgcatacgtgcatacatacatacatacttacgTAAGTACATACGTGTTATACATGTAAATGCATTTAAACATTTATGCGACCATTTCGTGCATTTCGTTTGTACACTCCTGCTAATTGCAGCACGCGCAAGTGCAACTGCAAAAGGAGTATTGATGctgcaaatatttttttgtaaaaaatgaagaaaattggtataaataaaagacgAAAAGAACactacatttaaaatatattgtctatttttttttctgttttgttttatttttttctattttgttttatttttttctattttgttttatttttttctattttgttttatttttttctattttgttttatttttttctattttgttttatttttttctattttgttttatttttttctgttttgttttatttttttctattttttgctatttttccttttactaCACATgtaatacataatttattaagtGTAATAAActgtatatatctatttaattttatttagagTACAATGTGCTTTTTGAAGATGGATTATGAAACATTCTTTACGAATGGCAAATCAACTTTGCGTACTTGCATTTTTGCGTACTTGCATTTTTGCATACTTGCATTTTTGCATACTTGCATATTGTTATTTTAGAAATATCAAAACGATTTCATCGTATTTccgtaaaaataaagcattTTCACTTTGTATTACTATACACATATTACAGTTTGATTACGTTGTATCTTCTACCGctattttcaaaattgttTTTGTTCATGTTAGAGCTACAAGCACTTTCGATTCATCCAATTTctccaaatttttttttattatttttctgcaTACATTCCTTTTTCATCTCCACTAAGTGCAGACCCACCGCTGCTTGCGGTGCGTGTGATCAAGTATGTGTACGTGGTTGTGTATGTAGAAATGTGGAACGAAAAAGGAACAGATAAACATGATATAAAGCAGcttctttcttcttttgttcgttttttcacttttttttttttttttccgacGCTCGAAATTGCTCATTAGTGCTGTTTTTACGATAAAAAATAACTCTcgttttaaattaatttctGGACATTGTTTATTGTACATCTTTATATAGTATAGTCTTTgctataaatatgtaattaggatgcaaaaattgaaaagaaaAGCAAACTATATAAGAGTGGTTTCCCAAGTGTTTATATAAACCATTTTAAATTCGACATGccagaaaaaattaagaaaatgtaaaaaaaaaatgaaatataagaatgtaataaaaaatttaatcaaAAATGAAAGGAACAAATGTAATCAGAATAAATGTGTTTCATACTAAAGGGGAAAAAGCTAATGTACAGTATAATGTCTAtttgcacatatgtatgcacaaaTGCGTTCTGCATGATTAAAAAGCAAACGTTGAATAAAAGGAAAGTCAtcttaaaagaaatattctgaaacgaaaaaaaagaatgggAAAATTATGCCCCATGATAAGCACGTAATGTACATATGTCTGCGCACAAAAGTAATACACAAATgcacacatgcatatatatacatatatatatatacatacatatacgaaTCTACCCacacacatatgtgtatgcatttatttacaCATTCAAACACACAGACATGTTCAAAATTAACGACTTAAAACAAGGAAACGGAAAAAAGGCATGTTAAaccaaatataaaaagatagGTTAAACGTAACCTAAACCAGCGTGGCTGCATTCGGATTTTATccaacaaaaacaaaaaaaaagaaagaaaaaaaaagggatgaAAAAGGGAatgcaaataaatatataaataagttgTGTATAAAATTCGAATAAAACACgagaaatatgtaaataaaatgaaaaaaagaaaacagacgcgaacgtaaaaaaaaaaaaaaaaaaaaaaggtgcgTTTCGATTTacttaaaacaaaaatagtgTACGGAAAAGTTCACACATACacagataaaaatatatatcctaTATATGGGGGTACTACACTACCTCCTTTCggtaaattctttttaaaaaaaaaaaattaaaaataaacatatatatatatatatatataggcatATCACTTCACTGGTATGATAAGGCGCGTTGAGCAATTGCAGACTGGTTCAGTTTGTGATTAGACAATAGTATGTTAATTACGTAATCCCTATACAAATTATcaatatcaaaatatttgttaaagTATTTGTACTTATAATATTGAATAGAGTAGTAAACTAAATAGTTACACCTCCATAATGATCTagaaatttttcttatatattttataaattgtttattttcctttttattattataaacataaataacaatatgtatcactttatttcttttcggCGTAAAATTAGATGTATTTAACtcgtttattattttagaaTACATATGATTAAcgaattttatttcttcttcatcattAAATTTAAAGTATATACTTCCCAGTCTTTTCCTTCTTCTTCTCATCATACCttgaaaattaaataaattttgttttaaaaaagccTCTAAAAATGTTAAGGCAGATAAAAGGTGAGATAAACACAAATCTAATATACAAAATGTCCTTAAATTTtggttttttattaataatagtaaccATAAAAATGGACTACTCAAACTATAGTTAAATAAGGAGAAATGTTCTAAGTTTAGATTGTtcaacatacatataatattttttcttcctcttttttcttcattctctattatatttttaaatagatataatatttctatactCACATTTTTCTTGTAATTATGATTTTCAACTAGCCAGATATACCCTCCTCTCTTTAGCTTCTTAATCTTTCCTTTTAAGCTCTGCATTATTGCCTTCTCGCTGTTTTCGCTTGCATGATTGTGCTTATTCTGGATGGAAGAACACTTGTCGGGGCTGCTTATACTGCGGATGATAACAGCATTGCGCAGAATGCTTGTACTGCCACTATTGGAAGCGTTCCGAATGATATTTGCACCGCCAATGCTGTCAGAGCTCCGAATGGTATTTGCACCGCCAATGCTGTCAGAGCTCCGAATGATATTTACACCGCCAATGCTGACAGAGCTCCGAATGGTATTTACACCACCCATACTAGCGGAGTTTTGTGAGTTATGTGGGACGCTTTCTGTGAGAACGGTATGAGCTCTACTAATCATGCTAATGCTGCTTCTGTAGTTTATCTCATTGAACTCATCGTTCATGCCTTTTCTGctttcttcctttttgtCATTGTGATTACTGATAGTGTTGTCATCCTCATTTTCTCGTGTACTAACTTCCCCTACAGAAGCAGTAAAACCATTTGCTCCTCCTCTATTAGTACATAGACCGCCCCCCTCTCCATCTGAATCGTATTTTATGTAACTACCGTCGGCATAATACACCGGGCAGTTTATACTGTTCATGTAAATTTTGTCCTTATAAGTAGGAGTAAAGAAaacctttttttcattattttttatgttaaattCGTAATAGTTTATAGCATCTTGTTCACATCGTTTTTGAAAAGTTGATGAAACGTTATTTGTTtctattaaattttcatccatttcttttattatttcatatatttttttatt
It encodes the following:
- a CDS encoding CWC16 domain-containing protein — protein: MLSLKASRADNFYYGSVEDERSKKKKEKEIKKNNRKDYNEIKFEIPYTIICTKCKIYIYKGERFNSERRKAGYYLSTCFYSFSIFCKNCSNKIIIETNPKNCSYDIIEGARKKIEHFENVLTEGAKNNFNTIDFEQNKKKKGNPFLLLEINALQKKQLPVHFQKEQSHFVHSDGADNNLLEEKKGRKGKSQKCDAGEDKADEDKADEDKADENKADENKADENKADENKTYENKSDDKIPSCEANGKDCIQDEVDLSTDEDINDIIKENYKRNHMLKNDFVCNSNLRKQLRDIKKDKIKIREEYKKKNIFIDIVNDPYEDLKIEKFILFTKKHRSSIKAKSKYARNTLIKKKKRSIFDKKYLKVEK
- a CDS encoding CG2-related protein, with product MMSKENNILLVEISGDAFFNIIKYLTINEALKLNLVSKSFYEYLKDEKAYSLISCVNLNNYIKFVKFIKPNKFSSFFLSILKDEKNIYSNPHYVKKNINFGINRKQLVENEKSFLKKIILKGEFIRNANFYDISLLLSSHANTLEELHIHGLNDVNCPLFIYSSYGIIFEFFSKEILLNNLSFDCVTKNDLAHIQEILLQKSYEEADKKGNQRGDERGNRKSGYVVEENYEQNEQNMTNVQENYEQSEQNMTNVQENYEQSEQNMTNVQEKHEQIAHIYKVGPCFQKKNDRFKKNEKNAENTSNCDVDTTRKCNEQGIQMKGVKHELNGNDKIIKRGKEKMNNLINKNKLHLLCEHISIVYNCNKKCFEKIKNYKQRINLNHYIRRLPILKVLNLSGIQSYDMIEMFIPLYLPCLKTLNISCYDYFFYFYYMLISIFLYGNGKEVFTRYINFKKTQNNMDPNKKKKAFVECNKKIYEIIKEMDENLIETNNVSSTFQKRCEQDAINYYEFNIKNNEKKVFFTPTYKDKIYMNSINCPVYYADGSYIKYDSDGEGGGLCTNRGGANGFTASVGEVSTRENEDDNTISNHNDKKEESRKGMNDEFNEINYRSSISMISRAHTVLTESVPHNSQNSASMGGVNTIRSSVSIGGVNIIRSSDSIGGANTIRSSDSIGGANIIRNASNSGSTSILRNAVIIRSISSPDKCSSIQNKHNHASENSEKAIMQSLKGKIKKLKRGGYIWLVENHNYKKNVSIEILYLFKNIIENEEKRGRKNIICMLNNLNLEHFSLFNYSLSSPFLWLLLLIKNQNLRTFCILDLCLSHLLSALTFLEAFLKQNLFNFQGMMRRRRKRLGSIYFKFNDEEEIKFVNHMYSKIINELNTSNFTPKRNKVIHIVIYVYNNKKENKQFIKYIRKISRSLWRCNYLVYYSIQYYKYKYFNKYFDIDNLYRDYVINILLSNHKLNQSAIAQRALSYQ